TTGGCCTTGACGGTGAGAAAGCACGACATGAAGGGACATTtgaagacagacagacagacagacagacagacagacagacattttatttcgacttgtacaatgtacatcgtcaacaacacatatatttataattatcaatgtcAACGTGAATGCATAGTAACAAACAATATAGTACACAcgagtatatatacaaaaaataacaaaaagttataataaataggttaaatattgtaatattaaaatatatctaaatcaGAGGATGAACAATTTTTACCATGTTAAGTTCTAACATTTAAAGAGGATCTTACTTTAAGAGAGtctttaacaaacatacatagtttAATAAGCTCAGTTCTATTATTTGATTGCagcaattgtaaatatttaaatacagacggTCTTATATAATagcatttcttaatatatagCTTTCTCATATCATTAAAAGACGGGCACACAcagacaaaatgaaattcatcttcaatatcgttgGAATTACAACATAGACAATATCTTTGATTGCGTACAATATTATTTCTGGCGTATCTACCGGTTTGGATACGAAGTGGGTGCACAGACAGTCGtagtctacaaaagaaaaatcGTAAACTTTTGGGCAGAATGTCAAGATAACTTTCATATTCAAGActagttttaaaatgtctatacaTATCTAAAACTGTGCTGTTTTCTAGAGTACCataccaatcttgtttaaacgCATCGTATATTCTACACCTGAAGACCgtcataaatgtattaacattaatattgttgatattatCATAAACGTAgctaaaaccataatcattttAGCATCTTTCTAATGTTATACACCCAATTACGACAACCTTTATTACAATCATACTTTGCttgtaaataaacagttttaataataatattatcagtGGTAGCAACCCTAAACCAATATGACAACATACGAACATATCGTTGAATATATAGCGGGTATCTACCTAATTCTCCATAAACAGTCGCATTGCAAGTATTGGTTTTGACTCTTaataatcttttacaaaactTAAGATGAATTCTTTCTAATTCCTTAGATTTGGTGTACCCCCAAACCTCcgctgaataatttaaaattgaaccaacaaatgcgtcaaataactgacacagtatttttggttttaagtcatactcttgacatttacaaaataaaacattcattgccTTAAGGGCTTTGCCAATCAAGTGTTCCTGGTTAAGATTAAAATTGCCAGTATAATTAAACACCACACCTAAATAGTTAAAGTCGATAACAACGTGAATATCGTGGCCATTATATGTCCATTTTTCATTAGGTAATAACCCGCCTCTTTTACGAAACACCATAATTTTGGTTTTATCGGTATTCACTTTTAATCCCCAAGTGTTGCAATAATTTGCTAAATTGTCCAAATGCGTTTGAATTTCATCAGGAGATTTTCCTACAATGGCCATGTCATcggcaaataataataaaatcaatacaatatcatCTATGTGTAATCCTGAATTTATATCAATTTGCAAATATAGCTCAATATCTTCTACGAATAGGGGAAACAAtaaaggggacataacttccCCTTGCCGTAAGCCTACAGCATAACTAAAATAATCAGaatatgatgataatgatttaaCACATGATTTAACTTTTTGATACATGTCCCGAACAATTCTAAGTATTTTCCCTTGTAttccacatttatacattttcagccatagtgcatttctataaatagtatcaaaacatttcatcatgtcgacaaaaataatatatagccttttattttcaaacaaataattctgTATCAGAGATAACAGTATAAATATAGCATATATTGTAGAGCGACCCTTTCGAAATCCGAATTGGGCATccgaaataatatcatgttgttcACAAAAAGTTTCAACACGCTTATTTATAACTgtagtaaataattttgataaacagCTAACCAAAGTAATTCCCCTGTAATTATTAACATCAGTTTCTGAACCTTTTTTATGAATGGGGATTATAATACCTTCAGTCCATTGTTCGGGATAATAACCCgaattcaatatattgttaaacaaatcacaTAAATGCGAAGATAAAATATctacagtttcaataaaatattcatttaacataGTATCACTGCCATAGGCTTTACATCGTTTCAATGACTTAACAGCATTTATAATTTCTTGCAGTGATATCGGTTCATCCATTTCAGGAAAGGAATTATTTGgttcattaaaattattattattattaaaatcatctGCCTCGTGATTAATACCACCAAAAGTGTTATTACTGAGGGTTTCAAAATATTCCCGAAATTCATTTAGTGGTATTTGGTTTGATTTATAAGAAGACTTagacttaaaatgtttccaaaacTCTCTAGGTCTCCTCTTTCTTAAGTTTTCAATATCTCCCATTCTCTTTTTGTAATCAGTATTCTTCTTTTTACGGACAATTGTCTTATAATGAGTTTTCCGTTCACATAAAATTAATCTGTTAGCATctgatttatcaaaattaaaaattctAACTGCTTCTAAATACAGGTTCCGTGCAACGATACAGTCATGGTCAAACCAACCTTTATTACTACttgtataattttcaaaataaacttcatctgtataaaaacattctttagAAAACAATGGATCGGCTACACTTCgtattgtatttgtaaacatagATAACATATTATTAACGGAATCTTTGCTCGAGCAATCTGCACTATTGACTATATTGTTAAAAGCAGGTAAATTAGCAATAATCCCGGAGCGGAACTGCTCCCGAAAAGAGACATTccacttatatttaatttcagagTAGTTTGTAGTTCCTGGTATAATACAATTACATAGTAATGAAATATGTAACGGTGCATGATCACTCCATTCATTGAAAGATTCTATTTTAAAGTCTTTGATCTGTGAAAAATTACGCTCACTCGACAACAAATAGTCAATCATAGAACAGCCTTGATgtgacaaaaatgtatgttgatTGGTATTACCAATACGACCGTTAACAATGCGAAAActtgaccctttacaaatatctAATAGTTTTATCCCATGATTATTATGTGAATTGTCGATTGAGGCCCTGTCAGGGGTGCAATCAAATTCGTAATCGTGACTATCAgtgtaacaattatatttatcatggaCAACATAATCTTTTTTACTTCCAACCCTACTGTTCAAATCACCACATACAAATACACATCCAAGACTATCATATAAAAACAGATCGttttctaaaatatcaaataaatcaacatttacaGTATTGTATATGGGCGAGTCCTCGCCCCAAATATAGGTTccacataaataaatgtcttcGAGGATATTAAAAAAGGTGTGATCAAGTTTTAACCAAATGATTGTAtcgaaatgatttttaattatttcaattccaTCGCCTAAGTGCTCTTTGTAATATAAAACTATTCCACCACTATTTCGCTTAGCGTTCCTATGTTGAAATTTACGATAAAAATTATgtgatttatatcattttaaatcaatattactaGAGGAATCACACCATGACTCATAaaggaaacaaatatcatatttatctaaaatatttacaaagtcTATACTCTCTTTTTTGTCCCTATTTAGTCCATGAACATTCCATGAAAGAACCGAAAGTTCACCTCCGTCGTGCCCCTAGCTCCTCACCGGCTTGCCGTCTACGTACAGGGTGTCGTACACTATCCATGAACGTTTGCCCTCCTTCCTGGCGTCCTTCATCTTGGGCACTAGCCTGCGGCGTTTGTCCAGTACTTCCGGTGGAAACTGCTCGTACATTTGACGGCCCGTCCCCGCCAAATGCTTCCATTGTCTCCTTACTACCTCCCGGTCCTTAAAAAACGTGAACTTTGCAACGATGTTGCGGATCCTGCCCGGCACTGGTTGACCTGGCGACCGGTGAACACGTTCAAAGCGAATGGACTCGACCGTCTCCTTCGCGAGCTTGAGGGTATCCTGAAGGTGTTGGCGGAGCTTGTCTTCGGTGACCTCAGCGGACTCGTTGCCGGTGGAATTATCTTCGGAGATATTagtaaaaaaaagattgttcctCATAGATTGCGACTTCAAGTACGCAACATCGTCCCGAAGTTCCTCCCGCTGTTTTTCCAAGGTGGCCATCCTGTCCGCCATCTGCGCCGCCTCAACGTCGACCGAATCCACCTTGTCCTCCAGCTTGCCTACCCGCTCATCGGTACGCTTAACTCGGTCTTCAAGAGCTACCCATatcttttttatatctttttcaaaGTCCATAACCTTGCGttcaagtgtttcaattttgttcaatttCTTTTCCATTACTGACAATTTTTCTcccatatttttcataaaatccatCAGGTCTTTGTTGGTGGGTTCGCGGCCCCCTTCCGCCATCTTGCCTCTACCTGAAATCACCACAGGAGTGTTGCTGAAAACTTCACTGTTACTGTCTTCACTCACAGAATCATCCAGACTCGGAAACAACACAGCGCTAGCTTTTCCCAGAATCTCACTTACAGAAATGTTTGAATCTAAGTCATCAGATGGGCCTCTCTGTTTGGTCAATTTGCTTTTGTTATTGTCCGAATTATTACCACTGCTATTTCTATCCTTTCTCTTTTTGGTCATGATTATATAATCTCATATTTAATCCGTTGTTGCAAAGGTATCTTTATCCAcaactttgtaaataaatcctgactttatttatttaaatattactaaGTAAATCCCATTTTTTCACTCTCCGATTTAAACACGTCCACTACGCGCCATATCACGTGACTACAGAATAGAGGTCACAACTAAAACACAACTAATTACCGGTACTTAAAAATCCCGAACAGAATTTCACATCACTGATCATCAAGGGTATGATCTTGACCTTTTAGATAAGAGCTCGAATTGTATGCGCGACATCCTTCCAATGTTACTCTTTAAATGAGTTTTAGTGATGCTAGTTTTTGTTAATGACCTTAACCTTTAACCTACTGACATATATTAATAGGATGCATGCCAAAGCATTTGAGTTTGAGGACCTTAGACCGAAGCGGATAAGGTTTGCTCTACTGACCGACCGAATGTGCAAATCAATTTCCCTCACGCTTCCTAGAAAGGAGGCATACTTATCGAATTGAATAAAGCATATCTATAAAGTATCGTTTCAGTTTATACCACACACGAAGAATGCTATCTTTGGTTTCTGATTATCTTGCGATTTCACTATGGCACACTGAAGTACTATCGGGGAtgtagctcagtggtagagcgctCGCTTCGCATGTGAGAGGCCCCGGGTTCAATCCCCGGCATCTCCAACGTATTTTTTACTGAATTAATATTCCAAATTTCTCTTACTTTTAACAAgcttttaaaattttgataagTATTACCAGTGGACAATTTTTGTAaggtttaaacatttgttaaatccCATCATCTGCATATTCTAGTGGCATTGtgttaataacaaataattcgGGATATAAAGATTTATATTCGGTCAGTTAATTAAGAACGCGATTGGTCAGTGACTAATGACTGTTTCTGAGAATAAACAAATGGATGAATTGTTACGAGTGTGTGTCCAGACATTACGTAAGTGGATGACATTTCGCAAGTGGATGAACTGTTACGAGTGTGTGTCCATACATAACGCATGTGTATGAACTGTTACGAGTGTGTGTCCATACATAACGCAAGTGTATGAACTGTTACAAGTGTGTATCAGGACATTACACAAGTGGATGATCTGTTACGAGTATGTGTCAGGTCATTACGCAAGTGGATGAACTGTTAAGTGTGTGTCAGGACAATTTGCAAGTGGATGAACTGTTACGAATGCGTGTCCAGACATTACGCAAGTGAATGAACTGTTACGAGTGTGTGTCAGGATAATTCGCAAGTGGATGGACTGTTACGAGAGTGTGTCAAGACATAACTAAAGTATATGAGCTGTTACGAGTGTGTGTCAGGACAATTCGCAAATGGATGCACTGTTACGAGTGTGTGTAAGACATTACTCAAGTGGATGAGCTGTTACGAATGCGTGTCCAGACATTACGCAAGTGAATGAACTGTTACGAGTGTGTGTCAGGATAATTCGCAAGTGGATGGACTGTTACGAGAGTGTGTCAAGACATAACTAAAGTATATGAGCTGTTACGAGTGTGTGTCAGGACAATTCGCAAATGGATGCACTGTTACGAGTGTGTGTAAGACATTACTCAAGTGGATGAGCTGTTACGAGTATGTGTCAAGACAATTCGCAAGTGGATGAATTGTTACGAGTGTGTGTCAAGACATTTTGCATGTGGATGAATTGTTACGAGTGTGTGTCCAGACATTACGCAAGTGGATGAACTGTTACGAGTGTGTGTCCAGACATTACGCAAGTGGATGAACTGTTACGAGTGTGTGTCAAGACAATTCGCAAGTGGATGAACTGTTACGAGTGTGTGTCCAGACATTACGCAAGTGGATGAACTGTTACGAGTGTGTGTCAAGACATTACGCAAGTGGATGAACTGTTACGAGTATGTGTCCAGCCATAACGCAAGTTTATGAACTGTTACATATGTGTTTCAAGACATTACGCAAGTGGATGAATTGTTACGAGTGTGTGTCAAGACATTACGCAAGTGGATGAACTGTTACGAGTGTGTGTCAGGACATTACGCAAGTGGATGAACTGTTACGAGTGTGTATCAGGACATTTCGCAAGTGGATGAACTGTTACGAGTGTGTGTCCATACATAACGCAAATGTATGAACTGTTGCGAGTGTGTGTCCAGATATTACGCAAATGGATGAACTGTTACGAGTGGGTGTCAAGACATTTCGCAAGTGGATGAACTGTTACGAGTGTGTGTCAAGACAATTCGCAAGTGGATGAACTGTTACGAGTGTGTGTCAAGACAATTCGCAAGTGGATGAACTGTTACGAGTGTGTGTCCAGACATTACGCAAGTGGATGAACTGTTACGAGTGTGTTTCAAGACATTACGCAAGTTGATGAATTGTTAAGAGTGTGTGTCAAGACATTACGCCAGTGGATGAACTGTTACGAGTGTGTGTCAGGACAATTCGCAAGTGGATGAATTGTTAAGAGTTTGTGTCAAGACATTACGCAAGTGGATGAACTGTTACGAGTGTGTGTCAGGATAATTCGCAAGTGGATGAACTGTTACGAGTGTGTGTCCATACATAACGCAAGTGTATGAACTGTTACGAGTGTGTGTCCATACATAACGCAAGTGGATGAACTGTTACGAGTGTGTGTCCAGACATTACGCAAGTGGATGAACTGTTACGAGTGTGTGTCAAGACAATTCGCAAGTGGATAAACTGTTACGAGTGTGTGTCCAGACATTACGCAAGTGGATGAACTGTTACGAGTGTGTGTCTAGATAATTCGCAAGTGGATTAACTGTTACGAGTATGTGTCCAGACATTACGCAAGTGGATGAACTGTTACGAGTGTGTGTCCATACATTACGCAAGAGGATGAACTGTTACGAGTGTGTATCAGGACATTTCGCAAGTGGATGATCTGTTACGAGTGTGTTCATACATAACGCAAGTGTATGAACTGTTACGAGTGTGTGTCCATACATAACGCAAGAGTATGACTTGTTACGAGTGTGTGTCCATACATAACGCAAGTGTATGAACTGTTACGAGTGTGTGTCTAGACATTACGCAAGTGGATGAACTATTACGAGCGTGTGTCCGGACATAATGTACGTGGATAAACTTTGACATAACGTGCGTTCGTAAACAGTTACGAGTGTGTCAGGACATAATGTACGTGGTTAAACAGTTGCGAGTGTGTGTCAGGACATTACGCAAGTTGATTTACTGTTGCGTGTGTGTGTCAGAACATAACGTGCGTTTGTAAACAGTTACGAGTGTATCATGACATAACATAAGTGGGTAAACAGTAACGAGTGTGTCAGGACACAATATACGTGGGTAAACATTAACGAGTGTGTCAGGACACAATATACGTGGGTAAACAGTAACGAGTGTGTCAGGACACAATATACGTGGGTAAACAGTAACGAGTGTGTCAGGACACAATATACGTGGGTAAACATTAACGAGTGTGTCAGGACACAATATACGTGGGTAAACAGTAACGAGTGTGTCAGGACACAATATACGTGGGTAAACAGTAACGAGTGTGTCAGGACATAACATACGTGGGTAAACAGTAACGAGTGTGTCAGGACATAACATACGTGGGTAAACAGTAACGAGTGTGTCAGGACATAACATACGTGGGTAAACAGTAACGAGTGTGTCAGGACATAACATACGTGGGTAAACAGTAACGAGTGTGTCAAGACATAACATACGTGGGTAAACAGTAACGAGTGTGTGAGGACATAACATACGTGGGTAAACAGTAACGAGTGTGTCAAGACATAACATACGTGGGTAAACAGTAACGAGTGTGTCAGGACATAACATACGTGGGTAAACAGTAACGAGTGTGTGAGGACATAACATACGTGGGTAAACAGTAACGAGTGTGTGAGGACATAACATACGTGGGTAAACAGTAACGAGTGTGTCAGGACATAACATACGTGGGTAAACATAGATGAAACATTAAGTCGCTAACAACTTCAATCCAATTATTTTTGTAGAGaaacttttcatttcttaacAGATCACCTCTTTTACGAAATACCATGGCTTTTTTTACTTGTATTAGCCTCTAGACTCCATTTATTACAGTAAACTTCTAATAATGACAGTGACCTATTGATATCTTCAGGTGTGTTGCCTAGTATATTCATATCGTCGCAAACAATAGTAGTATAACTATAACTTCATTAATAGATATAGAGTTAAGTTATGACACATAATCGATAAAGACAATACTAAATTATATGAGTGATATAGAGTTAATCAATCTGTTccgccatacatgtatatataagtcattgtattacattaATTTGTTCACGGGTCAcgttggcctatttcaaatgtgtattgtgtgatatatttctttgaataaacaTTCTTCTATAAATGATagcgagtttaatttgaaagaaaggtgcagaaaacacgatatttctatcTTAagagatgatagtagatcacagtaaaccTTTAAGCACTcgccaattatttaatatttttgcgtaatCAGCTAAtaaatgcacggttacaatcatgttttcataaattaatattttccataaatgcattatttagaaagtagtaAAAGCTTTGACACTCAAAAACtgtgtttgtaatacatgtgtttgtattgattttgaatatgagtgtcactttaaacagttAGACTGATGTTGGCACATCCCGTCTCGGCAAATACGGGGTGGGTAACAGGATTAAACTTCCGGCGGCGCATGGCTGCCTGCACATCCTTCGACTTTCGGTCTTCGTCCAGAAAACGAAGGTAGATCATCTCCTGGATTATACAGCGGCGGACGGTGGAGCGGTCGAGCGGAAGAAAAGGGATACTCTTGGTAATCAAATTATGTTCGATCATCCTCCGGTGCCACCTGTCGTCTTTGAGTAAGGGAAAGTTTAAGAAGATAAGATACAGGAATTAAGATGAGTAATTTAGAAACcatttatcaaacatacatgtagtttgtaCAGAAATGCGTAAGGGTACCCTAGGCTTCAACAATAAACTTTCTGCAAACACGATTCAAGTGCTACATTCAATTCTTTGTACACGTGCTATTATACCTTAACCTGACtattatttaaggattaaaatccgacatgttgcattttattggggtatggtatgcaatggggctgttaaaaatgggttttgaactgcgccattgtATACCATACCctaataaaatgcaacatgtcgaatattaatacttatatttacatttagttaaatctacatttcttcTCAAATTAATAGATTATTGAAGAGccttttctctctttttttctttctctcgttgttctcaacggcgGGTAAATaagaacagctatcgtaacctaatttatacgacaatgaatgcgcagataaatagttccttatttatatgtttattttctatattttcaaggtcaagtaTATAATAcgtattataactgtattacaactagaaaaatacaattggagttatgaaaaataacagtaacaagaaaacaacaaaaatatcgccaccttcaaagttctcattatatctCGCGATAATACCCGAAACTAGCGTTTGTTAAGTCACGATcgagttttcaaattggagagaaattccagtcaatttacttgttgagcgttattttgaagaatcagttggtgtatgaatcatgttggaatacggtgttggacaaatcagcaaATGCATTGTCTTTTTTTGGAAGTAAACATGCAATGAGGATGAAACGTCTCTGTGGAAACGACAGTGGCGGTGGGTGGGGTACCGTAAAATTTCGCGGAAGGAAAGCCAGAGGACGCGAAAAGACTTGGTGTTGAACTGAGCTCTTTCTTCTGGACGTTGCTGAGTGCGCtgcaatatgttattgtttcatttcctcgatTTCATGTTTGGTCtgatgctttatttttaccaaatgtcaattccaaattCCGAAATAAGTCGTCGTCATTGTAATgtaatattcttcaactgttccaccCATCTTAAAATCATctcaattaaaatcaatcaagtTATCATTGctaattttgtttcaactgctttactaaatattgcagttttgcatgttgccaataattttactacgatttcattgaaaaaaatagttccgtagtaaatatgcccctcccattagtattattgcgcccaatgacaggacagaagtatcgaacaaacgcacgcgatttcgatggaaaatgccattgcactttatacagataaaatgtgaaattgataaacaacaaccatcgttaaggaaagAAGTGTTACTGTAAGTATTTCTACTTGTCAGTTAAACGAAGCAGGAGCAaagcattgatggattaccggTGTCACTGGAAGCGGCAGTGATAGCCGCCTGGAGCTCCCGGCGATTAATGCGATCGCGGTCGATGCCGTCTTTCCACGAGTCGAGAGCCACATCCTCCAGGTTTTTGGAACCGATATGGCTGCAGAGATAGAGATCGCAAAATTAAATAGATGGAAGCTCTTACCTGCTCAGTACTATGccatgtaaaaataatatgttattttttgctGATATTTAATTGGCATGATCTAAGAATATTTTTGTAGCCAAATTCATAAAACCTTTGACTTaaagattggcaccaaaaaaaaagtttttttttctgtaacaaatctcaggaaaaaaatatctaatagaatgtgttacgctttgaaatcataatttaaaaaaagtaccaaaattgAAGTCCTACGTCTTACTAACTGAGCTATTAAGGCTTgctctaatcgggtgacataattaagctagacacctacctcggtaatatcacgtgataacaccgactagccaatcacgcataaggaatgaattctacctagtagacatacccagtaatctttttttaatggaaaaatacgaaataactgctgaacttaaattaattgtaaactatgtggtacttcagttagtaagtttcaatgcattgtacacatcgatgccaagtttatgtcatttttcgacaattttctttttttcccgctattttatcatctgtgagacagcccctttaatatcCGATGCGGATTCTGTTTGAAAGAAAGTAAAAACTCGTTCCGTATATTTTTTGTCGGAGAACGAGGCTGAATAGAACTCACGTGCTGAGGAGAAAAATGGCCTCATTTTTACACGGATAATTATGGTCACTGTCCTCAAATATTGCCTTCAGGAGAGAGCCGATATTGCCTGGTACGGACGCCATGTCTTGAAACACCACTAGCGAACCCCGGGCGGACTTTAGGGCGCCATCTAACGTCGTCATTATAAACTCCTTTTTGGGGTTGGAAAGGATTTGAAGTGCAACGATTTATTTTTCGGATAAAGCTAATAATAggcattgtttttaatatggAAAAGATCcgatttaaatacatgtcatcATACATCTACAAGTAAGTtgattttatagaaaaacaaacattatataaaattagaATTGTTGATCTTGGTAGTGTGACAGTATGCATAAAAAGATTTAAGATTTCGGTCAATTTTTTTAAGCGAGAGTTAATATAACTGTTATAAGTATAGGTTATGTTCATTAAATTACAAGTTACTGCATGTGGATACATACCCTGTATTCCTCCCTTGTAGCTCCAACTGGTTTATCAATGACATACACACCGGATGTGCCCAATTCTTCATCATCTTTATGGCCAAACATGCTCCTGGCCAAGAGCATGCTCATCGCGGTCTTTCCGGTTCCCGGACCGCCATGGAGGGACATAACCAGCGGATTCCGTTTCCGGGCTGCGCGATGGGCTTTCATCGCCTCTACCACCATCCCCGTAGCCACTTGCTGGCCCCAAATGTGGTCAGCAACGACCTCCTCAAAGGCTGTTTACATTGTTATAAATGAACAGGAAAGTATCCaaggttatgcaccagtcaattgtaaccacggtcccccaggtccggggtatagcggggactttgacattcggtctagccaaccccgggtaaagtCCCAGCCCTGCGGGGACGTACAAATGgtaaacccccgccaaatgaccacgcacccaagggacctttccccgctatatttttgagaacacaaaaccaccgcattcacacggcactgcggggccacct
This genomic stretch from Mya arenaria isolate MELC-2E11 chromosome 10, ASM2691426v1 harbors:
- the LOC128205425 gene encoding uncharacterized protein LOC128205425, which gives rise to MAEGGREPTNKDLMDFMKNMGEKLSVMEKKLNKIETLERKVMDFEKDIKKIWVALEDRVKRTDERVGKLEDKVDSVDVEAAQMADRMATLEKQREELRDDVAYLKSQSMRNNLFFTNISEDNSTGNESAEVTEDKLRQHLQDTLKLAKETVESIRFERVHRSPGQPVPGRIRNIVAKFTFFKDREVVRRQWKHLAGTGRQMYEQFPPEVLDKRRRLVPKMKDARKEGKRSWIVYDTLYVDGKPVRS
- the LOC128204301 gene encoding torsin-1A-like, with amino-acid sequence MDIECTSLLLFWDKVVPACLVVLVTGVLAAGGHYFLFPDPCKCGLTRIEAFEEVVADHIWGQQVATGMVVEAMKAHRAARKRNPLVMSLHGGPGTGKTAMSMLLARSMFGHKDDEELGTSGVYVIDKPVGATREEYREFIMTTLDGALKSARGSLVVFQDMASVPGNIGSLLKAIFEDSDHNYPCKNEAIFLLSTHIGSKNLEDVALDSWKDGIDRDRINRRELQAAITAASSDTDDRWHRRMIEHNLITKSIPFLPLDRSTVRRCIIQEMIYLRFLDEDRKSKDVQAAMRRRKFNPVTHPVFAETGCANISLTV